One Methylophilus sp. TWE2 DNA segment encodes these proteins:
- a CDS encoding TonB-dependent receptor domain-containing protein codes for MFKTNKINRIGQQSAILLCAINLGIASAEPLKTEIPANINIQSQPLGNALKQFATQTGKNIIFDKTLVNGKTAPPVKGNFGEMDALKRVLENSGLEAVQEDGTIVIRTARPVVQKKTENLELDKVEVRAKRFYEVGPLPGLGLTKEEIPGNVQSISAKEIKEAHSLSLTDLMNRKLQSVTVNDYQGNPFQMDVQYRGFTAGPQIGTPQGLSVFFDGIRVNEPFGDVVNWDMIPMNALSSVDVFPGSNPIFGLNTLGGSFSMKTKDGFNNTGVDADVLTGSFGRKQLQVEGGWNNGPIGLFAAGNFFLEDGWRKHSPSKVNQFFGKASYRGDRLDLNLNTLLVGTDLVGNGLIPSEMYAQDRNDVFTSPDSTKNRLQQFQLSGAFQVNDSFSVTGQVYRRNSDRQQKGSDVYTDLAGDEFGPFDRRIPDANEQTTCLYKSSNANGLPDYYILTTIDPPNDASDFLLDPFVQSGITDRATLDQALQNNLFPNIVFNKPITNPIAEARLVQLFKTANNFTQEFVTQGDQLDLQVAVPPISSNGEPGAAISYNHYNGNGGADNSIDPFFALDNFYYSLENGVVYKNYMIVPAPINQQACLASAALDGGSGVRLVKLDESGNPVVRRIDGLYDGGPGVVEGTPTALITNNQIKQVTDGASLQFNWNFEKHKLMLGMSIDAASATYTNTQQLGVLDANRNGFIAPELLHPQWTAASVAVANNDFSGTNTTKSIYFSETWKPTETWNFNISGRYNQTKTKNTVAARYGFGAFDLYQLISQPNTWDICRTDAECTNYQHGYRLLNLSKVLDPAETEKFSYYSFNPSIGATWQAKENLNIYANVAKGTRTPSVIELGCALDKTLVRTGGTDENPIYEYKSVQENRECSLPTTLSGDPYLPQIKSTSYDIGMRGTLSGLFGSDTIQWNLGTYQTDLQDDIYFVSVANGQGFFDTVGRTRRRGVEAGISGKKDKFTFSINYSLNDATFEDKFRMFSNDNSSAVDTGFGLREITVKPGSTLPGVALHNLNASLAYDINDKWRIGISTVMHSDSYVRGNENNEHQPGVIRTVQVAPGTPGSVTEPSGQAYLRLPPTRNPGKVPGYAVFNFQTSYKFNKEWTATMLINNLFDTEYFSAGRLGRNPFSPSINGAIGPDGYNHNSGDWLSTNFIAPGAPRGIWFSLNWNFVPD; via the coding sequence GTGTTTAAAACAAATAAAATCAATCGTATTGGCCAACAATCTGCCATATTGTTATGTGCCATCAACTTAGGAATCGCCAGCGCAGAGCCGCTCAAAACCGAGATTCCAGCCAATATCAATATTCAATCCCAGCCATTGGGCAATGCCTTAAAACAGTTTGCCACCCAAACCGGGAAAAATATCATCTTTGATAAAACTCTGGTCAACGGTAAAACCGCCCCGCCCGTGAAAGGTAACTTTGGCGAGATGGACGCGTTAAAGAGAGTGCTCGAAAACTCCGGTCTTGAAGCCGTGCAAGAAGATGGCACCATCGTCATCCGCACAGCTCGCCCGGTTGTTCAAAAGAAAACCGAAAATCTCGAACTGGACAAGGTTGAAGTACGCGCCAAGCGCTTTTATGAAGTGGGCCCATTGCCAGGCTTAGGACTAACCAAAGAAGAAATCCCCGGTAACGTTCAAAGTATCTCTGCCAAAGAAATAAAAGAAGCACATTCGTTAAGTCTGACTGACCTCATGAATCGCAAGCTGCAGTCTGTGACAGTCAATGATTACCAAGGCAACCCATTCCAGATGGATGTGCAGTACCGTGGTTTTACAGCCGGCCCGCAGATTGGTACACCTCAAGGTTTGTCAGTCTTTTTCGATGGAATTCGTGTCAACGAGCCATTTGGCGATGTCGTGAACTGGGACATGATTCCCATGAATGCCTTATCAAGCGTTGATGTATTCCCTGGCTCTAACCCTATCTTTGGTTTAAATACCTTAGGCGGGTCTTTTTCGATGAAAACCAAAGATGGTTTTAATAATACAGGTGTGGATGCTGATGTGCTGACTGGTTCATTTGGCAGGAAGCAACTACAGGTTGAAGGTGGCTGGAATAATGGGCCGATTGGTTTATTTGCCGCGGGCAATTTCTTTTTGGAAGATGGTTGGCGGAAACACTCTCCAAGCAAGGTAAACCAATTCTTTGGCAAAGCCAGTTATCGAGGAGATAGGCTTGACCTAAATTTAAACACATTGTTAGTTGGAACTGATTTGGTTGGTAACGGGTTAATTCCAAGTGAAATGTATGCACAAGACAGAAACGATGTCTTTACAAGTCCAGATAGTACTAAAAATCGACTGCAACAATTTCAACTCAGTGGTGCTTTTCAAGTTAATGATAGCTTTAGCGTCACTGGTCAGGTTTACAGAAGAAATAGCGATAGGCAACAAAAAGGGTCAGATGTATATACCGACCTTGCTGGAGATGAGTTTGGTCCATTTGATCGGAGAATTCCCGACGCCAATGAGCAGACGACTTGCTTATATAAATCGTCTAACGCAAATGGATTGCCTGATTATTACATCCTAACCACTATTGACCCTCCTAATGACGCATCAGATTTCCTATTGGATCCTTTTGTTCAGAGTGGTATTACTGATAGAGCAACACTTGATCAAGCACTACAGAATAACTTATTCCCTAATATCGTTTTTAACAAGCCTATTACAAACCCGATTGCGGAAGCAAGGCTCGTACAGCTTTTTAAAACTGCTAATAATTTTACGCAAGAATTTGTAACTCAAGGAGATCAATTAGATTTACAAGTTGCTGTCCCTCCTATTTCAAGTAATGGCGAGCCAGGAGCAGCGATAAGTTACAACCACTACAATGGGAATGGTGGAGCAGATAACTCCATAGATCCATTTTTTGCTTTAGATAACTTTTATTACTCGCTTGAAAATGGCGTTGTTTATAAGAATTATATGATTGTGCCAGCTCCAATAAACCAGCAGGCATGCTTAGCTTCTGCCGCGCTAGATGGTGGTTCTGGTGTCAGATTAGTAAAATTGGATGAGAGTGGTAATCCAGTTGTAAGGCGTATAGATGGTTTATATGACGGGGGTCCAGGTGTTGTAGAAGGCACTCCAACAGCACTAATCACTAATAATCAGATTAAACAAGTCACAGATGGTGCATCATTACAATTCAACTGGAACTTTGAAAAGCATAAATTAATGCTGGGTATGTCCATAGACGCAGCAAGTGCCACTTACACAAACACGCAACAACTTGGGGTTTTAGATGCAAACAGAAATGGATTCATAGCTCCAGAATTATTACATCCACAATGGACAGCCGCTAGTGTAGCTGTCGCTAATAACGATTTCAGTGGAACGAATACTACAAAAAGCATCTACTTCAGCGAAACGTGGAAACCCACTGAAACCTGGAACTTCAACATTTCAGGACGCTACAACCAAACTAAAACTAAAAACACGGTTGCTGCGCGCTATGGCTTCGGTGCGTTTGATTTGTACCAGCTAATATCACAACCAAATACCTGGGACATTTGTAGAACCGATGCAGAATGCACTAATTATCAACATGGATATCGATTACTTAATCTGTCCAAAGTACTTGACCCAGCAGAGACGGAGAAATTTAGCTATTACTCTTTTAATCCCTCGATAGGTGCCACCTGGCAAGCAAAGGAAAATCTGAATATTTATGCAAATGTTGCTAAAGGGACTCGTACGCCTAGTGTAATTGAACTAGGTTGTGCATTAGACAAAACCTTAGTGAGAACTGGCGGCACTGATGAAAACCCAATTTATGAATATAAGAGCGTACAAGAGAATAGAGAGTGCTCATTACCCACTACGCTATCCGGCGACCCATACTTACCACAAATAAAGTCAACTAGTTACGACATTGGCATGCGCGGAACGCTTAGTGGGTTATTCGGAAGCGATACTATCCAGTGGAACCTTGGCACTTATCAAACAGACCTTCAAGATGATATCTACTTTGTATCTGTAGCCAACGGACAAGGATTTTTTGATACAGTTGGGCGGACGAGAAGAAGAGGTGTTGAAGCTGGTATATCTGGAAAAAAAGATAAATTCACTTTTAGTATAAATTACAGCCTTAACGATGCTACTTTTGAAGACAAATTCAGAATGTTTAGCAATGACAACAGTAGTGCTGTTGATACAGGCTTTGGCCTTAGAGAGATTACAGTTAAACCAGGAAGTACACTTCCAGGCGTAGCTCTACACAATTTGAATGCCAGTCTCGCCTACGATATAAACGATAAATGGCGTATTGGTATTAGCACGGTTATGCATTCAGATAGCTATGTACGAGGCAATGAAAATAATGAGCATCAACCAGGAGTTATAAGGACCGTGCAGGTTGCTCCTGGAACACCAGGTTCTGTGACAGAACCATCAGGTCAAGCATATTTGAGACTTCCCCCCACGAGAAACCCCGGAAAAGTTCCGGGCTACGCTGTTTTTAACTTTCAAACGAGCTATAAATTCAACAAGGAATGGACCGCTACGATGTTAATTAACAACCTTTTTGATACTGAGTACTTTAGTGCTGGGCGTTTAGGAAGAAACCCTTTCTCACCTAGTATTAATGGAGCCATTGGTCCTGATGGATATAACCATAACTCTGGTGATTGGCTGAGTACCAACTTTATTGCGCCAGGCGCACCTCGCGGTATCTGGTTCAGTTTGAATTGGAACTTTGTACCGGACTGA